One Chloroflexaceae bacterium DNA window includes the following coding sequences:
- the xseA gene encoding exodeoxyribonuclease VII large subunit has product MRHASGIGRPAPRMYQALSVSELNNYLRELLETNPLLSDVWVEGEISEFKRHAASGHCYFSLKDSQALLRAVMWRSAAARLGALPQPGEAVLVHGYVSIYPQRGDLQLYADMLLPAGVGVLHARFEELKARLAAEGLFNLERKRPLPARPRRIGIVTAPQSAALHDMLTILGRRCPLVEVLVAPCLVQGERAPDSIVAALTSLFQAEVDVIIVARGGGSLEDLWSFNDEAVARAVFASPVPVITGVGHETDTTIVDLVADRRAPTPSAAAELVVPDLPELLAEVAGARARLDAAVSAILALRRSQVAEASRFVERHAPLRRLDRERQQVDDLLRRLERSVSAAVQLRSVALAGLAGRLQILSPRATLARGYAVARRADTGQVLTDPLQAPPTTPLTITLRDGELRATADEAG; this is encoded by the coding sequence GTGCGGCACGCATCCGGTATCGGTCGCCCGGCCCCCCGCATGTACCAGGCCCTTTCCGTCAGCGAGTTGAACAATTACCTCCGTGAACTGCTCGAAACCAACCCGCTCCTTAGCGATGTGTGGGTCGAGGGCGAAATCTCGGAGTTCAAGCGGCATGCCGCTTCCGGTCACTGCTATTTTAGCCTCAAAGACTCGCAGGCGCTGCTCCGCGCGGTCATGTGGCGCTCGGCCGCCGCGCGTCTCGGCGCCCTGCCGCAACCCGGCGAGGCCGTCCTGGTGCATGGCTATGTGTCAATCTATCCCCAACGCGGCGATCTGCAACTGTACGCCGACATGCTCCTGCCTGCGGGCGTCGGCGTCCTCCATGCCCGCTTTGAAGAATTGAAGGCCCGTCTTGCCGCCGAGGGCCTCTTCAATCTCGAGCGCAAGCGCCCCTTGCCCGCTCGTCCTCGCCGCATCGGCATCGTGACCGCCCCCCAGAGCGCGGCGTTGCACGATATGCTCACCATCCTCGGCCGCCGTTGTCCGCTGGTCGAAGTGCTGGTGGCGCCCTGTCTGGTCCAGGGCGAACGGGCGCCGGACAGTATCGTCGCGGCCCTTACCAGCCTGTTTCAGGCTGAAGTGGACGTGATCATTGTGGCGCGGGGCGGCGGTTCGCTCGAAGATCTGTGGTCGTTCAACGATGAGGCCGTGGCGCGTGCCGTGTTCGCCAGTCCCGTGCCGGTCATCACCGGCGTCGGGCACGAGACCGATACGACCATTGTTGACCTGGTCGCGGATCGGCGCGCTCCGACCCCATCCGCCGCCGCCGAACTGGTCGTGCCCGACCTGCCGGAACTCCTCGCTGAAGTGGCCGGCGCCCGCGCGCGCCTCGATGCGGCCGTAAGCGCCATCCTGGCCCTCCGCCGTAGTCAGGTGGCCGAAGCCTCCCGCTTCGTCGAGCGCCATGCCCCTCTCCGGAGACTGGATCGCGAGCGTCAACAGGTGGACGACCTGCTTCGCCGACTGGAACGCTCCGTAAGCGCCGCCGTTCAGTTGCGGAGCGTCGCCCTCGCCGGTCTCGCCGGACGACTCCAGATCCTCAGTCCCCGCGCCACCCTGGCCCGTGGCTACGCCGTGGCGCGCCGTGCCGATACCGGCCAGGTGCTTACCGATCCGCTCCAGGCCCCTCCCACCACACCGTTGACGATAACCCTGCGCGATGGTGAGTTGCGCGCTACGGCAGATGAGGCAGGTTAA
- the xseB gene encoding exodeoxyribonuclease VII small subunit — MNAQTPMETYETLYARLQQVVARLEAGELPLEETLELYEQGVRLAAECQRLLDAAELRVRQLQLAEPSPDLLA, encoded by the coding sequence ATGAACGCGCAAACACCGATGGAAACCTATGAGACCCTCTACGCGCGCCTCCAGCAGGTGGTCGCGCGGCTCGAAGCGGGTGAACTCCCCCTTGAAGAGACCCTGGAACTGTACGAGCAGGGTGTTCGCCTTGCCGCCGAGTGCCAGCGCCTGCTCGACGCCGCCGAGTTGCGCGTGCGCCAGTTGCAACTCGCGGAACCGAGTCCTGATCTACTGGCCTGA
- a CDS encoding deoxyguanosinetriphosphate triphosphohydrolase: MIRTPREYQEDLEARVLSTFAARSSAAVRDYPEPPCAVRPAYQRDRDRILHSKSFRRLKHKTQVFIAPPGDHYRTRLTHTLEVTQIARTVARALRLNEDLTEAIGLGHDLGHAPFGHAGETALTRIYPDHFRHNEQSRRIVEVLEHGGQGLNLTYAVREGIYLHSKARRDIMTTAWGTASTLEGQLIKICDSVAYINHDIDDAIRAGVLREEDLPAEAIAVLGRSHRERINTMVGDLIQFNWWATGEANPPDPPLIGMSPAVLAATNQLRDFMFRAVYQDRRARAESEKARFIIETLYEYYVKHPDEIPEELQRINQQRSEPVERMVVDHIASMTDRYAIETFKRVFIPRTWGG, from the coding sequence ATGATCCGCACACCCCGCGAGTACCAGGAAGACCTCGAAGCCCGGGTGCTCTCGACCTTCGCCGCCCGCAGCAGCGCCGCCGTGCGTGACTACCCCGAGCCGCCCTGCGCGGTGCGCCCGGCCTACCAGCGTGACCGCGACCGCATCCTGCACTCCAAATCCTTCCGCCGCCTCAAACACAAGACGCAGGTGTTCATCGCCCCCCCGGGCGACCACTACCGAACCCGTCTGACCCACACCCTGGAGGTGACGCAGATCGCCCGCACGGTCGCACGCGCCCTGCGCCTCAACGAGGATCTGACCGAGGCCATCGGTCTGGGGCACGACCTGGGGCACGCGCCCTTCGGGCACGCTGGCGAAACCGCCCTGACGCGCATCTACCCCGACCACTTCCGCCACAACGAACAGTCGCGACGCATCGTTGAGGTGCTCGAACACGGCGGTCAGGGTCTCAACCTGACCTACGCCGTCCGCGAGGGGATCTACCTGCACTCCAAGGCCCGTCGCGACATTATGACAACCGCCTGGGGCACGGCCAGCACGCTCGAGGGCCAATTGATCAAGATCTGCGATAGCGTGGCCTACATTAACCACGACATTGACGACGCTATTCGCGCCGGGGTGCTGCGCGAGGAGGATCTGCCCGCCGAGGCCATCGCGGTGCTGGGACGCAGCCACCGCGAGCGCATCAATACCATGGTCGGCGACCTGATCCAGTTCAACTGGTGGGCCACCGGCGAGGCGAACCCGCCTGACCCGCCACTGATCGGCATGAGTCCAGCCGTGCTTGCCGCCACCAACCAGTTGCGCGATTTTATGTTCCGCGCCGTCTACCAGGATCGGCGCGCCAGGGCCGAGAGCGAGAAGGCGCGCTTTATTATCGAAACGCTCTACGAATATTATGTCAAACATCCTGACGAGATCCCCGAAGAATTGCAGCGCATCAACCAGCAGCGCAGCGAACCGGTCGAGCGCATGGTCGTTGACCACATTGCCAGCATGACCGACCGGTACGCGATTGAGACCTTCAAGCGGGTATTTATTCCCCGGACCTGGGGCGGGTAG
- a CDS encoding class A beta-lactamase-related serine hydrolase encodes MTWPRFAAISLLCLALVANCAPVASQRDPSAPAGQPGTAVAVLKASAPTPTPVFATGTTVAGITVAGLTLDQAERRLRAALSVPPEIEVRVGSLRRSLGAELIGLTVPVEELLTRAAPALAGSTPVTVSAAFDYDQAALRREIAALAAEVAVPPTIHVITSTEALSRSFGFTPGRILEVDAAVARIGQGLAAGDAGPFTLTLSEDATPPRAPLIQLREEVEALAAEWPGVVGFQLIDLQTGASVGFHEHTVFAGASTIKTAIMLNTYVNLDDIGEREQELLAKMIGESDNLAANDLLAAAAGGRGTEYAFVGADAMSIMLQEKLGLKHTYLYIPFEATDYIRLYKPKFRCGPKGPVGEKPYTEHGNCLRAEPASMARLYQLIDQCAANEGLLLERFERLTAARCQEMLDYLAANDDQTRLVAGVPPGVRVEHKSGWIEDMQADAGIVRSPNGAYAIAIYIYRPLPPGRHFWPDELMAPVVAAFSRLAYTAYNPVRLDRRVEESGHTRLLRPPAGGAELN; translated from the coding sequence ATGACCTGGCCACGTTTCGCCGCGATCAGTTTGCTCTGTCTGGCGCTGGTCGCAAACTGCGCCCCTGTTGCGTCGCAGCGGGACCCCTCTGCACCTGCCGGCCAGCCTGGGACGGCCGTTGCCGTCTTGAAAGCCTCTGCTCCCACGCCAACCCCCGTCTTCGCCACCGGAACCACCGTCGCGGGGATCACCGTGGCCGGTCTGACGTTGGACCAGGCCGAGCGGCGCCTCCGCGCGGCGCTCAGCGTCCCGCCGGAAATCGAGGTGCGGGTAGGATCGCTGCGTCGGTCGCTTGGCGCAGAGCTGATCGGGCTGACAGTGCCGGTAGAAGAACTGCTCACCCGCGCCGCGCCGGCCCTGGCCGGCTCAACGCCCGTCACGGTTTCGGCAGCCTTCGACTACGATCAGGCGGCCCTCCGCAGGGAGATCGCGGCGCTGGCCGCCGAAGTCGCCGTGCCGCCGACTATTCACGTCATCACCTCCACCGAGGCGCTCTCACGGAGCTTCGGGTTTACCCCCGGACGCATCCTCGAAGTTGACGCTGCCGTGGCCCGGATCGGCCAGGGTCTTGCCGCCGGCGACGCGGGCCCCTTCACTCTGACGCTGAGCGAGGACGCGACGCCGCCGCGGGCGCCACTGATCCAGCTCCGCGAGGAGGTTGAGGCGCTGGCCGCTGAGTGGCCGGGTGTAGTTGGCTTTCAGCTCATCGATCTGCAAACCGGGGCCAGCGTCGGCTTCCATGAGCACACGGTGTTTGCCGGGGCCAGCACCATCAAAACGGCGATCATGCTCAACACGTATGTCAATCTCGACGATATCGGCGAGCGTGAGCAGGAGTTGCTCGCAAAGATGATCGGCGAGAGCGACAATCTGGCTGCGAACGACCTGCTGGCCGCCGCTGCGGGGGGCCGGGGAACCGAGTACGCTTTCGTTGGGGCCGACGCGATGAGCATCATGCTGCAGGAGAAGCTTGGCCTGAAGCATACCTATCTGTATATCCCCTTCGAGGCGACAGATTATATCAGGCTGTATAAGCCGAAGTTTCGCTGCGGGCCGAAGGGCCCCGTGGGTGAAAAACCCTACACGGAGCATGGGAATTGCCTCCGCGCCGAGCCGGCCTCGATGGCCCGGCTTTACCAGTTGATTGACCAGTGCGCCGCGAACGAGGGGTTGCTTCTGGAACGCTTCGAGCGCCTGACCGCCGCTCGCTGCCAGGAGATGCTCGATTATCTCGCCGCCAACGATGACCAGACGCGGCTCGTCGCAGGGGTGCCGCCAGGGGTCAGGGTGGAGCATAAGAGCGGCTGGATTGAAGATATGCAGGCTGACGCGGGCATTGTGCGCTCGCCCAACGGCGCCTATGCCATCGCCATCTACATCTACCGGCCTCTGCCTCCGGGGCGGCACTTCTGGCCCGATGAACTGATGGCGCCGGTCGTGGCCGCGTTTTCGCGCCTGGCCTACACCGCCTACAACCCCGTGCGCCTTGATAGGCGGGTGGAAGAGAGCGGGCACACCAGACTTCTCCGCCCGCCTGCCGGTGGGGCGGAATTGAACTGA
- a CDS encoding transcriptional regulator, translating to MHKLKLVTIVAEALLEERLLRELRQLGARGYTLVMARGEGTRGVHASSWEGPNLRIETLVSPEVAERIMTYVADHYFADYAVIVYCMDAEVIRGEKYL from the coding sequence GTGCACAAACTTAAGCTGGTAACCATCGTCGCTGAGGCGCTGCTGGAAGAGCGCCTGTTACGCGAACTTCGGCAACTCGGCGCCAGAGGCTACACGCTGGTGATGGCCCGTGGCGAGGGAACGCGAGGCGTGCACGCCAGCAGTTGGGAAGGTCCCAATCTGCGTATCGAGACCCTGGTCTCGCCCGAGGTCGCCGAGCGGATCATGACCTACGTGGCCGATCACTACTTTGCCGATTATGCTGTCATCGTCTATTGTATGGATGCCGAGGTGATCCGTGGCGAGAAGTATCTCTGA
- a CDS encoding DUF2892 domain-containing protein translates to MPQNLGTSDRDIRLVLTAVFGLIALFAPSAGVWQIIPALLALAMLTTAAVGFCPLYSVFGISTNKEQSGVGK, encoded by the coding sequence ATGCCCCAGAACCTCGGCACGTCCGACCGCGACATCCGTCTGGTGCTCACAGCGGTGTTCGGGCTGATAGCCCTGTTTGCCCCTTCCGCGGGCGTCTGGCAGATCATACCGGCGCTGCTGGCGCTGGCGATGCTCACCACCGCCGCCGTAGGCTTCTGCCCTTTATACTCCGTTTTTGGCATCAGTACGAACAAGGAACAAAGCGGCGTCGGGAAGTAA
- the accB gene encoding acetyl-CoA carboxylase biotin carboxyl carrier protein — MSDRPDTSSDVFGLDAVREVLRLIHETDISELLIERGDAKLHVKRGVPPQPSQSFPVAPILPTTLPSPLPSAPLQPVFQSAPAPEGPPVETPAGHTVLAPMVGTFYAAPSPKDAPFVQEGDEVRIGDTIGIIEAMKMMNEIEADAAGRIARILVKNGQPVEYGQPLMVIEPL, encoded by the coding sequence ATGTCTGATCGCCCTGACACCAGTTCCGATGTTTTCGGGCTTGATGCCGTGCGCGAAGTGCTGCGCCTGATCCACGAGACGGATATCTCAGAGTTGTTGATCGAGCGTGGCGACGCCAAACTGCACGTCAAGCGCGGCGTGCCTCCGCAGCCGTCCCAGTCTTTTCCTGTGGCGCCGATCCTGCCGACGACGCTGCCTTCGCCCCTGCCGAGTGCGCCGCTACAGCCGGTGTTCCAGTCCGCCCCGGCGCCGGAAGGTCCGCCCGTCGAGACGCCCGCGGGGCATACGGTGCTCGCGCCGATGGTTGGCACGTTCTACGCCGCGCCCTCGCCTAAGGATGCGCCTTTCGTTCAGGAGGGTGATGAAGTGCGCATCGGGGATACGATCGGCATCATCGAAGCCATGAAGATGATGAATGAGATCGAAGCCGATGCCGCCGGCCGTATCGCGCGGATCCTGGTGAAAAACGGCCAGCCGGTTGAGTATGGCCAGCCGCTTATGGTTATCGAGCCGCTCTAA
- a CDS encoding ATP-dependent Clp protease adaptor ClpS — MTTQDPDVHVIPNLTFKVAEREDLEKPYRVIIENDDVTPMDFVVTVLRVFFGLSFNRAVVVMLTAHYEGRAHVATLPYEEARERVYNAHHAAREAGYPLTFYLEPDT; from the coding sequence GTGACCACACAGGACCCGGACGTTCACGTCATCCCCAATCTTACCTTCAAAGTCGCCGAGCGCGAGGACCTGGAGAAACCCTACCGGGTGATTATCGAGAACGATGATGTGACGCCGATGGATTTCGTCGTCACCGTCCTCCGCGTCTTTTTCGGACTGAGCTTCAACCGGGCGGTAGTGGTGATGCTGACAGCTCATTACGAAGGGCGAGCCCATGTGGCGACCTTGCCGTATGAAGAGGCGCGGGAACGAGTGTACAACGCCCACCATGCCGCTCGGGAGGCCGGTTACCCGCTGACGTTCTACCTGGAGCCTGACACCTGA
- a CDS encoding sodium-dependent bicarbonate transport family permease, with amino-acid sequence MTILDLVRLNLLSPMVLAFVLGGIATLVHSDLKFPEELYVGLSIYLLLAIGLKGGAALSETPFSVILWPALATLALGLIIPVVAYVILRRLGRFEIADAAALAAHYGSVSAVTFAAVQTFLEALKVPYEGFTPTLVAILEVPAIVVALLIARVAMGHGGGWGEVFRELLAGKSILLLLGGLVIGLLSGQTGLKQVAPLFVDPFKGALTLFLLEMGMVAARRLSDLRKVGLFLVAFGILMPIASGIAGIWLGSLTGLSPGGAVVLGTLAASASYIAAPAAVRIALPQANPSYYLTASLAITFPFNLAFGIPLYYSLSNLFY; translated from the coding sequence GTGACTATTCTCGACCTGGTGCGACTGAACCTGCTCTCGCCGATGGTGCTTGCGTTCGTGCTGGGGGGAATCGCCACGCTGGTCCACAGCGATCTCAAGTTTCCCGAGGAGTTGTATGTCGGTCTATCAATTTACCTCTTGCTGGCCATTGGCTTGAAGGGCGGCGCGGCTCTCTCCGAGACGCCGTTCTCCGTCATCCTATGGCCGGCTCTGGCAACCCTGGCCCTGGGATTGATCATTCCGGTAGTGGCCTATGTCATACTCCGCCGCCTGGGCCGCTTTGAGATCGCCGATGCGGCGGCCCTGGCCGCTCATTACGGCTCGGTCTCCGCAGTGACCTTCGCCGCTGTGCAAACCTTCCTGGAAGCGCTGAAGGTGCCGTATGAAGGCTTTACTCCCACCCTGGTCGCGATACTGGAGGTGCCGGCGATTGTTGTGGCCCTGCTGATCGCCCGCGTAGCGATGGGACATGGAGGCGGTTGGGGCGAGGTATTCCGTGAACTGCTGGCCGGTAAGAGCATTCTCTTGCTTCTGGGCGGGCTGGTAATAGGCCTTCTCTCTGGACAGACGGGTTTGAAGCAGGTTGCGCCTCTGTTTGTGGATCCCTTCAAAGGTGCGTTGACGCTCTTCCTGCTCGAAATGGGCATGGTCGCCGCGCGACGGTTGAGTGATCTGCGCAAGGTAGGCTTGTTTCTGGTAGCCTTTGGCATTCTGATGCCAATTGCTTCGGGCATCGCCGGCATCTGGCTCGGCAGTCTGACCGGTCTCTCGCCCGGAGGTGCGGTGGTGCTGGGCACCCTCGCGGCCAGCGCCTCCTACATCGCCGCCCCCGCCGCCGTGCGTATCGCCTTGCCTCAGGCCAACCCGAGCTATTACCTGACCGCCTCGCTGGCGATCACCTTTCCGTTTAATCTGGCCTTCGGCATTCCGCTCTACTACAGCTTATCAAACCTGTTCTATTAG